GCGGAGGTCGTCGCTGGGGAGGCCGACCAGGAGGGCCACGGAGAGGGTGGCCTCCTACAAGGAGATGCCTGTCAACATTAAGCTCAGGAGGTCCTAGCCTAGCATCCTCTCCTAAGGCCAGAATGTCTGATAGTCTGATAGAGCTGCGTGCTGCAATGATTCTTTGCAGTTTAGTTAGTTAGTGTAGCATGTCATTTTGTTTGTTGGAATGGTTGTTGGATTGAATTCTTGATGTACCATGTGTGTATTCTGAGCTGTGACACATTTATTTACGGTTAAGAGGGGGTGCTGTGTGTGAAGAATTGCTCGGGATCTGACCAATTTGGAAATGAAATTATGATTAAGATGCATCTGCACTTCTGCAGCATGTTCTTCTGCCTGATTAACGTTGCATAAGTGAAGAAGATACTTGTGCTACACTTTGCATAGGTGAAGAAGATACTTATTCTCCCATTCAGATTCAGGCACCGAGCATGTTGCACAAGCAGATAGCTAGGCGAGACGTATTTAATGTATTTGACATCTTTAATTGGTTGTCACAACTTGGAGAAGTGGCAAGAATCGCAACGGAGTCGGATCATCACCAAGTTCAAGCTGAACCATCGTTCTGAACTTTATAGTTGGCAGCTGCAAAGTGTTCTTTCACCAAAGCAAGAGCTTTTCCCCTGTGAGATATTTGATTCTTCACTGACTTGGGCATCTCAGCGTAGCTGTAATACACGTGTGTCAGTATTTGAATCAAGAGGGGTGCACAGAAGGTAGTACAAGCTATCATGAAACTCACGTTTTATCAAAACCATCTGGTTGGAATACTGGGTCCCATCCAAAATCAGCAGGTCCTCTAGCAGGCACAATCTTTCCCTGTACAATTAGAATTACACAGTTCAACAACCAAACCGTCTAATTTTAATGTAATCTATGTTTTGTATTTTTTGTAACAAATGTCTAAAAGGATGGTACCACATCCTGCAGAATTATATTGCGTCAGTGTGACAGAATAGGAGTATATAGAGCTTATCTGTCTGTACCAAAATAAATGCACTGGAGTTCATCCAAAGTTCCAGGGAAAGAATGATGCATGGAAGTATATGCTACATTAACAATGCATATGGAAAGATATCTGACAAGAGTAACAAAAGAATCTAGTCTCCTTGGTGATGCTAATATTTTGCATGGTACAAAAAAATGTGATATCAAACAGTGTTTAATATAATGATAGCTCTCAACTAAAATGCAGCAACACTTCAAACTATAAACATGGCTGAACATAATACATCAATATTTGTTGGTTTTGACAGAAGAATTATTATTCAACAACTAATAAGCAGAACTTCTCTAAAAacttcacaagaaaaaaaatggaataaaCAGAAAATTGATGTCTTACTGCTGTTTTCCCAACGAATGTCATTGGTTCTTCTCCTGGTCCAAGAGCAAGAGAAAAGATGCACATAGCAAAAGCAGATTTATCTTCATAGGCTAGCAACAAATTGTTCAAACCTATGATGTGAAAATAGTAAACATGAACTTACTTAGTAAATCTCTGTGAAAAAAGTACCATATTATAAAATGAAACAAGCAGATAGAAAAAAGGATGGTTTATATCAATGACCTTCATGCCCAGTTTTCTCAAGGAACCATTTTCTGTTCATCGTGTGTCGAGAAGCATCCAGAATtgcaaattaagaaaaaagaggTTAGCAATGACATCGAGGACCAAGATGTGATTAGATATCTGGCAAACAGTCTCTTGATGAGTCATTGAAGTGAAGTATGTTTTTGTGTCTAAAAGTCCAAATAACTCGGTGACAAGAAAATAGGTTCAACTTACACCTCGACAGGAAAAGCACTTACATGTAGGGCCCTGCATCAAAAGGGTAAATTATGTCAAATTGTGCATTCTATTTTGATTTAAcaagtgaagatgaagaagagTGTAAATCAATCACCTGGTAAGCCTTTGAGTGCATTGAAGCATAGGCAGGTGTCCTCAACAAGTACAGGCCCATTCACCTAATGTGAAGTACACAGTGCATATTTCACACAGAGTCATTAATTTTGTTGATTGGGTTTATGCAATAGCATTAGCATTTAAAAACATGAAGTACCTGGGATGCAGCCATTCGTGCTTTCTCTTTAGATATGTCCTCCGGCTCACCTTGCAATTCAGGGACTGCAAGATTTAACAGAATTATAAACACAAATTCAAAACATATAATACCGTAATAGAGAAAAAACTAGGAACATGACATTATTAACAAGAACATCAGTCTTCAGTTGGAACAGTTTGATATTTCGgaaactaaaattggaagttccATAGGGTTATAGTATAAAGTAGGAGTCCATCAACACCAACGTGATCCAGAACTATAATTGGGAACATCTTACTCTATGAAAATCTAATGCCGGTTCTCCTATGATCCTATCGCTGTTCTGCTCCAATTCTGGTACTAGGCCACCATGAATTTTACAAACCAATATTCATACTTCCCGAAGTTCTTAACCAGTACTAATCCAATTATCCCACacttcaaaggaaaaaaaaaaaaaaaactttaggcTGTGCGATGAGCACAAATCAACATTCAACCTTTTACCTACTCACAAATCACAATTCAACCTAACTCCCGTTGAGAACAAAAATTGAATCAGATCGAAATCCCACAATCTCCAGTCTAATCTACGAACCACATGCTCACTGCTATCCTAGGAGGCTCCAGTTCAGTAGACCACCACCGTATCACGCGGCGGCGCCACAACTGGGCTGCTAGCCAGCCTGCTACTCTACTACCCTACCGTCAGCCGAGCAGATTCACACGGGACTGGAGACAAAAGCGAGAACCGAGAAGCGGAGACGGGGAGGCTCACGGTCGAGCTTGAGGGACTGGAAGGGGATGGAGGAGCCGAGGATGGCGCGGACTTCCTCCAGCTTCTTGGCGTTGCCCGTCACGAAGGTCACCGCCTTGggcagcgcccgcgccgccgccgccgccgccccggacATGCTTGCTGCGCTCCGGTGTTGGCCGCTGCTTCCGCCGGGAGGAACGGTGATGCGGCGGACCGGAGGAAGAGATTGATTAGCCCAGcaaaatatagtactccctccatatttactttttaacaaatatttcatattttgtcttattaaaaaaatttatgtaattataatttattttattgtgatttgatttatcatcaaacgttctttaagcatgacataagtatttttatatttgcataaaaattttgaataagacgagtggtcaaagtcaaacgttgattaaaaagttaacgccgtcatacattaaaatacggagggagtagtagctttAGGCCTGTTTTAGGCAGATGACTTTGGCCGTGTAGAACTCGACCATGATTTGCTCCTGAGGTAAATTTTACACGAAGACATGGTGGCTTTGGTTGATTTATTAGCTTCTACtcgctccgtcccaaaaaaacaacATCGCACTAAGATATGAGTATAACAAATCTGGACAACGTTgaggttggcttttttttatagagggaGTATGGTAAAAGTCAGATCATCAGAAAAGATACTCTTAGAATATTTGTTACTAGATACCTTGTATGTGTATTAAAATATGGGTCTGTCTATATATACTGTTTGATTGAAAATACCCCTAAAAATCTTGCAAATTGTAGACCtttcaatttgtttttaagaTTCATGCTAGGCAAACTAACCACAAAACCCCTTCCTTTTCATCCTTCTCCTCCCAACATCCCTTCACGCTGCTGCCCTCTCACCAACGCTCGATCCGTGCCACTTCCGCCCCACGCAGCACTGCCTAACCTCGTCGCCTGGCTGTAAGGGATAACGCCATCGGCGAGGTCTCCCGTCCTATCGTCTTCCGGGTCTCTAGCAGCTCTCTTCCGCCCGATCCACCATCACCAGTCGCCGCCTCCTAACCAAATGCTTGTTTTGTTCCAGCTACCAATGTTGGCCTACCAGACTACcaccctcctccatcccccGCGGCTTCAAAGCTATCGCCGGTGTCTTGCCTACTCATGCCCACCACCTACCGCCACCCCACTAAGCCCGACGAtcatccctctcctcctcccaccctaTCCTAAACCAGGACCCTAAACCCTAACATCATTGCCTTCATCGGGGTCACCAGGgctagagaagaagagaagaaggtaCCACCAGAGTTGGAGGAGAATAGCTAGGGTCGCTGGAGTACGAATCGTGAAGCAAATCTCAACATTAGTAATATGCatgattttgacaaaaaaaatctatcatCAACTATTTAGCCATTTTGTTAAAATATTCATTCTTAGTTGAATAGAAGATAGAAACAATATAAAATGTTGAAAATGTTTAAAACGCATCTAACCATGGTTGCCACATTTTTTCCCTCCCTTCTCTTGTCCCCTTTCTATGTTGCCCCCAGGGGTAGAGATAGAGTATCTTATGGGGTGCCCAGAAACTCagtcaagaaaattttttagctatactTTACCTATCACCTATGTCAGTTTAAACTCGATGTAAGtaaagtaaattaagcaagtgacACCCCTCTATATTtcgttctagctccgcccccTGTAAACACCAATGTGGTGGCTGCTGCAGAAGCAACGTGGCGAGGACAACGGTCACATGCCGCTCGATATCATCGACGCACGCCCTATGGCACGAGGGTATCGAGCAATCTACATTTGACGGGGAATTTCCGCAcacaaaaggaagaaaatatgAACATGATTAGACACTTGCTGATCATCTCTGAGAAAATTCTCGGCTATTGCTCAGACATTTTTCCAACGACATGAATACCCACGACCGTGCATCAGGTCATTGCTAACCATTATTATCACAAGGACGACGATGTACAGAGTTTTGCTGCATTCATTATGAATACGGATCTCTCGGACGACCAATATAATTACGACACTAGCAATAATCATAATCGAAAGCTGGTCAAGTCACCTTCGTGGTGGTAGCCCTTCCATGTGTTGGGAACGTACGTCCACGATTAAGGCTTTGTTCGCCCCAGCCAGATCCTAACCCAAAAACAGAATAGTTCAttagtacgtgattaattaagtattagctatttattaaaagaaatggattaatttaatttttttaagcaacttccgtacataaactttttgcaaaaaaaaaaaaagaaaacacaccatttagccatttgaaagcgtgcacgcggaaaacgagggagaggggttgggaactaagggtgccgaacacaccctaattaACGACATACTGTAGTATCCATCTTTGGTGTCGATGTTGGCGGCAAAGGTGCTAGTAGTGACCTAGGTGATGAAAAAAGACGCggatattagggaatgacctaatatctcTACGTAGGTTATATAAGATTCAATTCAATCTAACAAGCGGACTGGACTACCTTCGGCTACTACAAGATATTTAGAAACCAAAGAAGCTGAGCCTACTTTACGCATTTAAGGCAGCAGCAGATGAGGAAGAAATGGGCGATGAttacctaatatcaaataataattAGAAGGGATGAGACTACGAACTCAGGTCGTTTAGTCCACCAGCttatggagctagccggaagactcCTGAGTGGTTTTCGACTTAAGTGATGCACACGTTGTTGTGTTGCAAGGACATCGATCAAGGGCGAGGAGAGGACAAACATTTGTTGGTCAGGACTCGGGACTTTTACTCTGGAAAATCCCCATGTTCTCGCATAAAAGTTTTTTATGTGACATATATACCAACATTATTTTCAAGCatcaaatatattaataatttttatatgtttcaGTGAGTCAAAATATGAAGGTTAAGAAATTAGTAGAACGTTATGTATGTGAGAACAAGGTTGAGTTATGTGACATGACAAATACACACCATCATCAGTTAGTACTAGAACGTAGCAATTGATTTGTTATCGGATCTAATGTTTTATTCTCTATCAGCCTCGTAACTTATTTTTATGGGCTTAGTCAATCTGGTCTACTACTTGCAATTTACCATTGCTTCTCCTGAagttccttctcctcctcgttttCCTTTTTTCGAGGAATGAAGTCCCTCCTTGCTGCTCATTCCACAGTTTTCCTATGGAGTGGGATGCCATCATCAGCTTTgggtctatttttttaaaagggaACTTGGAGAAGTTTTTTCAGCAAAATTATAAAcagttattttttaagattataAGAAGCTTAGTcgtaaaatccaaaaataaactataaatcAGAAACTATACAACTTCTCTAATTTTTTCAGAATCTGGTAACCAACCATATTACCCAAATAGCCACTTCGTTCCTCACCGTAACAAAATTCCACCAATCCAGACGCTTCTCAtcgttagagcaagtttaatagtatagccaactaggagctccaattcatatatagccaatctaatagctcattcatacaatagttacatactacactattaatatctggtcccacctatcatacacataatatatcttagagtccgtgctacagctggctacaaatttctagcccgctgctcttctctctcctcatttatcttcttacaatatgtttacagctggcttataacCTACTATTGCCCTGCTACCAAGCCAGGCCAAAACGCCAAAACCCCACGCCAACCACCGACCCCACCGTCCACCCACGCGTCCGCGTCCCGCACGCCAATCACACGCACGGAGAAGAGagtccattttttttctaaaacccCGTGTGTCCCGCGTGCGGGCGGTCTGATTGCCGAGCCGACCCGGCAAACGAACAGCCCGACGCCCCCGACGACCAAAACCTCCTCGCGCGATCTCGCCTCGCGTCCTCCGTCCGTCCTCGTCAAGTCGTCACGGTCCTCACGGCTTTTTCACATCTCACATCTCGCCCTCGCATCGCAGCTCCCAGCTCCAACTCAAGTGGGCTCCTCCTTCCCCCACAACTCCACGGAAAAAACCTCGCAGTACACGGCCACCCACCACCTAACTCCCTTCCTTCATCTCCCTAGAAATATTCCCGCATCAGCATC
The sequence above is drawn from the Oryza glaberrima chromosome 10, OglaRS2, whole genome shotgun sequence genome and encodes:
- the LOC127753535 gene encoding inosine triphosphate pyrophosphatase translates to MSGAAAAAARALPKAVTFVTGNAKKLEEVRAILGSSIPFQSLKLDLPELQGEPEDISKEKARMAASQVNGPVLVEDTCLCFNALKGLPGPYIKWFLEKTGHEGLNNLLLAYEDKSAFAMCIFSLALGPGEEPMTFVGKTAGKIVPARGPADFGWDPVFQPDGFDKTYAEMPKSVKNQISHRGKALALVKEHFAAANYKVQNDGSA